In Zingiber officinale cultivar Zhangliang chromosome 3B, Zo_v1.1, whole genome shotgun sequence, a single window of DNA contains:
- the LOC121968494 gene encoding ribonuclease 3-like protein 2 isoform X2 yields MEVEAIERLLGGYKFKDRLLLEEAFTHSSVEGQPSYQRLEFVGDAALGLAVTNFVFLTNPTLGPGHLTLLRSANISTEKLARAAVRHGLYSFLRHNSTTLDHVVGEFTAMVMKEAPEDAGRLQHGGYIKAPKVLADIVESFAAAVYIDCHYNLETFWKIFRGLLEPVITEETVEEQPVAALYMLCQKHGRRLDLKNQTEGSLCFVSVLVDEQLVCTAYSQKKATARINAARKALPLLPAVATGDEAAGKKDDSSLCDKNHWAYPANRIVKGESPAHKKEYVCCVQLEIDDNVLVSLGGPKPGVKDSDKSATMKMLSDRLIEGEELRGS; encoded by the exons ATGGAGGTGGAGGCGATCGAGCGCCTTCTTGGCGGTTACAAGTTCAAGGACCGCTTGCTTCTGGAGGAGGCCTTCACCCACTCCTCCGTCGAGGGCCAGCCCTCGTACCAGCGTCTCGAGTTCGTCGGCGACGCCGCCCTCGGCCTCGCCGTCACCAATTTCGTCTTCCTCACCAACCCCACCCTCGGCCCTGGGCACCTAACGCTCCTCCGCTCCGCCAACATCTCCACCGAGAAGCTCGCCCGCGCCGCCGTCCGCCACGGCCTCTATAGCTTCCTCCGCCACAACTCCACGACCCTCGACCACGTG GTGGGGGAGTTCACGGCGATGGTGATGAAGGAAGCGCCGGAGGACGCGGGGAGGTTGCAGCACGGAGGCTACATCAAGGCCCCCAAAGTGCTCGCCGACATCGTCGAGTCCTTCGCCGCCGCCGTCTACATCGACTGCCATTACAACCTCGAGACCTTCTGGAAG ATTTTCCGGGGGTTGCTGGAACCCGTCATCACCGAGGAGACCGTGGAGGAGCAGCCGGTGGCCGCCCTCTACATGCTCTGCCAAAAGCACGGCCGAAGGCTCGACCTCAAGAACCAGACAGAGGGCTCTCTGTGCTTTGTCTCTGTTCTCGTGGACGAACAGCTCGTCTGCACGGCGTACTCGCAGAAGAAAGCAACGGCCAGGATCAACGCTGCGCGGAAGGCGCTGCCACTGTTGCCGGCTGTAGCCACCGGCGATGAAGCTGCAGGGAAGAAAGACGACAGTAGTTTATGTGACAAGAATCATTGGGCGTACCCTGCAAATAG GATCGTGAAGGGGGAGAGCCCTGCACATAAGAAAGAATACGTATGCTGTGTTCAGCTTGAGATAGACGATAACGTCCTTGTTAGCCTTGGGGGTCCTAAGCCGGGAGTGAAGGATTCAGACAAGTCAGCGACAATGAAGATGCTATCTGATCGGTTAATCGAGGGAGAAGAATTAAGAGGATCATGA
- the LOC121968494 gene encoding ribonuclease 3-like protein 2 isoform X1 has protein sequence MEVEAIERLLGGYKFKDRLLLEEAFTHSSVEGQPSYQRLEFVGDAALGLAVTNFVFLTNPTLGPGHLTLLRSANISTEKLARAAVRHGLYSFLRHNSTTLDHVVRERTLCFSAFLLVTALTLIYFVSDQVGEFTAMVMKEAPEDAGRLQHGGYIKAPKVLADIVESFAAAVYIDCHYNLETFWKIFRGLLEPVITEETVEEQPVAALYMLCQKHGRRLDLKNQTEGSLCFVSVLVDEQLVCTAYSQKKATARINAARKALPLLPAVATGDEAAGKKDDSSLCDKNHWAYPANRIVKGESPAHKKEYVCCVQLEIDDNVLVSLGGPKPGVKDSDKSATMKMLSDRLIEGEELRGS, from the exons ATGGAGGTGGAGGCGATCGAGCGCCTTCTTGGCGGTTACAAGTTCAAGGACCGCTTGCTTCTGGAGGAGGCCTTCACCCACTCCTCCGTCGAGGGCCAGCCCTCGTACCAGCGTCTCGAGTTCGTCGGCGACGCCGCCCTCGGCCTCGCCGTCACCAATTTCGTCTTCCTCACCAACCCCACCCTCGGCCCTGGGCACCTAACGCTCCTCCGCTCCGCCAACATCTCCACCGAGAAGCTCGCCCGCGCCGCCGTCCGCCACGGCCTCTATAGCTTCCTCCGCCACAACTCCACGACCCTCGACCACGTGGTCCGTGAACGAACCCTCTGTTTCTCGGCTTTCCTTTTGGTGACGGCGCTAACCCTAATTTACTTCGTCTCCGATCAGGTGGGGGAGTTCACGGCGATGGTGATGAAGGAAGCGCCGGAGGACGCGGGGAGGTTGCAGCACGGAGGCTACATCAAGGCCCCCAAAGTGCTCGCCGACATCGTCGAGTCCTTCGCCGCCGCCGTCTACATCGACTGCCATTACAACCTCGAGACCTTCTGGAAG ATTTTCCGGGGGTTGCTGGAACCCGTCATCACCGAGGAGACCGTGGAGGAGCAGCCGGTGGCCGCCCTCTACATGCTCTGCCAAAAGCACGGCCGAAGGCTCGACCTCAAGAACCAGACAGAGGGCTCTCTGTGCTTTGTCTCTGTTCTCGTGGACGAACAGCTCGTCTGCACGGCGTACTCGCAGAAGAAAGCAACGGCCAGGATCAACGCTGCGCGGAAGGCGCTGCCACTGTTGCCGGCTGTAGCCACCGGCGATGAAGCTGCAGGGAAGAAAGACGACAGTAGTTTATGTGACAAGAATCATTGGGCGTACCCTGCAAATAG GATCGTGAAGGGGGAGAGCCCTGCACATAAGAAAGAATACGTATGCTGTGTTCAGCTTGAGATAGACGATAACGTCCTTGTTAGCCTTGGGGGTCCTAAGCCGGGAGTGAAGGATTCAGACAAGTCAGCGACAATGAAGATGCTATCTGATCGGTTAATCGAGGGAGAAGAATTAAGAGGATCATGA